One Clavelina lepadiformis chromosome 1, kaClaLepa1.1, whole genome shotgun sequence genomic region harbors:
- the LOC143447536 gene encoding protein transport protein Sec31A-like isoform X2 — MVKIKEVCVTANYAWSPAGNYPVYIAAGTAAQQLDATFSSNAQLEIYAIDMADTAMVAKSAGKVETTNRFHKVVWGEGGYSDTSLDSGVIVCGTDKGGIEIYNPKSVMSGDDDCVIFSTTNHTGPVRALDFNKFQKNLFASGASESEIFIWDLKSPGNPMTPGKKTQPTSAISSIAWNQQVQHILASTSTLTSGPCCVVWDLRKNEPIIKVQDPAGRMQCIDVAWHPEIATQLVLASEDDHAPVVQLWDLRFATSPMKVLEKHAKGVVSVAWCSRDPDLLLTCGKDNKIYCWNPNSSPPEVVHELETHAQWCFDVQWCPRNPNVISTGSFDGHITIHSLMGGEVPLEQETADDKQRNVAEAFGSLPVAPQQATASKQVNVSVPLKKPPKWMRKPCGATFAFGGKLVIFEDVPASDQQQHIIRRTATINQVITEQKLLERSIHLRQALTSDQQCSEYCKKKLSNASNEFEENFWNFLKVNFEPEPRKQYLHLLGYDPADLEKKFNAVIDGKMVNGDLSGNIEQLSLGAKGEPLNSSLHNSSSNNSLDAFDQISATQQTSPEKPDDEKPMCIPVADEDSKESNEFNLAVPIIGRRMSTLNQLAEDLDSLISQALLIGNYSAAVDLCLRGERMADAIVIAIAGGPELLKKTQKRYFAASQSKISRLLSSVVTKDWHDIIKSCELDNWKEAFASLLTYATSEELLNYCDELGERLEENEKFRTFASLCYVCSGNIDKFVRCWDKLQPSSENNDKNCDSIQDVVEKMLVLLRVVEARKQERITPSFGETAADKLAKYAATIAAQGQLSAAMEILPQASDKMAIQILRDRLFHSQGDQVTGKQPPPFPFTHVDGGQRTETKVQPHRTAQGSYNQQNMFSPQSASMVQPVQPQPSYAPTASKQQQPIIGRQRAANPYVSSQPLQRSPYSAPQQPAPTNIFTPQSIAAAVPPSVAQPAPSMYQPPSSVPVSNGPSVMQPNVSTPPNSLPPTPTDNYGDGIVKHNVGGWNDPPPLDPNRIPKKKKPTPQPFVPESLNLFTPAQPPQVPPGPMQPGAMMNSAVSAMNPMVPSGPMMGVVQNQTPRMQENIPQGMMQNVQQNTAPQPSVPTGAMKDVPKAPIPAEHQVLQNQFDELIQKCQMQTTNPQMKRKLDECSKRLEFLYDKLRVNNLSANVIGGLHQVAQSIASRDYSSGLRFHTQIVSHSNFSEISAFMPGLKSMLQIAGQLRI, encoded by the exons ATGGTAAAAATTAAAGAAGTTTGCGTAACTGCCAATTATGCTTGGAGTCCAGCTGGAAACTACCCAGTGTATATTGCAGCTGGAACAGCAGCACAGCAACTCGATGCAACCTTCAGTTCAAATGCTCAACTAGAGATTTATGCTATTGATATGGCAGATACAGCAATGGTGGCAAAGTCTGCTGGAAAAGTGGAAACTACAAACAG GTTTCACAAAGTCGTATGGGGTGAAGGTGGTTATTCAGATACTTCCCTGGACAGTGGTGTTATCGTCTGTGGCACAGATAAAGGAGGGATTGAGATATATAATCCTAAAAGTGTTATGAGTGGTGATGATGACTGTGTTATTTTCTCAACTACAAATCACACAGGTCCTGTTAGAGCTTTGGACTTTAACAAATTCCAG AAAAACTTGTTTGCATCTGGTGCGAGtgaaagtgaaatttttatttgggATTTAAAAAGTCCTGGCAATCCCATGACTCCAGGGAAAAAGACGCAACCAACTTCTGCCATTAGTTCTATTGCATGGAATCAACAA gTTCAGCATATTTTGGCATCAACAAGCACTCTTACTTCTGGTCCTTGCTGTGTTGTATGGGACTTACGAAAAAATGAGCCCATCATAAAAGTTCAAGACCCTGCTGGGAGG ATGCAGTGCATTGATGTTGCTTGGCATCCAGAAATTGCTACACAACTTGTACTAGCATCTGAAGATGATCATGCTCCTGTGGTTCAGTTGTGGGATCTTCGTTTTGCTACCTCTCCAATGAag GTATTAGAGAAACATGCAAAGGGTGTTGTTTCAGTAGCTTGGTGCTCTCGTGACCCAGACCTCCTTTTGACATGTGGTAaagacaataaaatttattgctgGAACCCCAACTCATCCCCACCTGAG GTTGTACATGAATTAGAAACACATGCACAATGGTGCTTTGATGTACAGTGGTGTCCCCGAAACCCAAATGTCATATCAACAGGGTCATTTGATGGCCATATTACTATTCATTCACTAATGGGTGGAGAAGTTCCTTTGGAACAGGAAACTGCAGAtgacaaacaaagaaat GTTGCGGAGGCATTTGGTTCTTTGCCAGTTGCACCACAGCAAGCCACTGCCTCAAAGCAGGTCAATGTTAGCGTTCCTTTAAAGAAACCACCAAAGTGGATGAGAAAACCTTGTGGTGCTACATTTGCT TTTGGAGGGAAGTTGGTGATATTTGAAGATGTGCCAGCAAGTGACCAACAACAGCACATTATTAGAAGAACTGCCACAATAAACCAG GTTATTACTGAGCAGAAGCTTCTGGAACGTTCTATTCATTTGAGACAAGCCCTCACAAGTGACCAGCAGTGTTCtgaatattgcaaaaagaagcTGAGCAATGCCAGCAATGAATTTGAagagaacttttggaatttcTTAAAA GTAAATTTTGAGCCTGAGCCTAGAAAGCAGTACCTGCATTTACTTGGTTATGATCCAGCTGATCTGGAAAAGAAG TTTAATGCTGTGATTGATGGAAAAATGGTTAACGGAGATTTATCAGGAAATATTGAACAGCTTTCTTTGGGAGCAAAG GGTGAACCACTCAATTCGAGTTTGCACAATAGTAGTTCAAATAATAGTCTGGATGCTTTTGATCAAATTTCTGCAACTCAACAGACTTCTCCAGAAAAGCCTGATGACGAGAAACCTATGTGTATTCCGGTTGCTGATGAAG ACAGTAAAGAGTCAAATGAATTCAACCTTGCCGTGCCCATTATTGGGCGAAGAATGTCAACGCTAAACCAACTAGCAGAAG ATTTGGACAGTCTCATAAGCCAGGCCCTGCTCATTGGAAACTATAGTGCTGCAGTTGATCTCTGCTTGCGTGGCGAAAGGATGGCTGATGCAATTGTCATCGCGATAGCAGGTGGACCTGAACTGTTaaagaaaacacaaaagcGTTACTTTGCTGCATCACAGTCGAAAATATCTAGG TTACTGTCATCAGTTGTCACAAAGGACTGGCATGACATCATCAAATCATGTGAGCTTGACAACTGGAAAGAAGCATTTGCTTCATTACTCACCTATGCAACCTCTGAGGAATTGCTAAATTACTGCG ATGAACTTGGTGAAAGATTGGAAGAAAATGAGAAATTCAGAACATTTGCGTCGCTCTGTTATGTATGTTCGGGAAATATTGATAAGTTTGTTCGTTGTTGGGACAAACTTCAACCATCGTCAGaaaataatgataaaaattgtGATTCCATTCAG GATGTTGTAGAAAAGATGTTGGTTCTACTTCGTGTGGTTGAAGCTCGTAAGCAAGAGCGAATCACACCATCATTTGGCGAGACAGCTGCTGACAAGCTAGCTAAATACGCAGCCACCATTGCTGCACAAGGCCAGCTGAGCGCAGCTATGGAAATTCTTCCACAAGCATCTGATAAG atggCCATTCAAATACTTCGAGATCGCTTGTTTCATTCTCAAGGTGATCAAGTCACTGGTAAACAGCCGCCACCGTTTCCATTTACTCATGTCGATGGTGGGCAAAGAACAGAAACAAAGGTCCAACCACATCGTACAGCACAGG GATCTTACAACCagcaaaacatgttttcacCCCAATCAGCATCAATGGTGCAACCTGTCCAACCCCAGCCATCGTATGCT CCAACAGCGTCAAAACAGCAACAGCCAATTATTGGAAGACAAAGAGCAGCAAACCCTTATGTATCTTCCCAACCTTTGCAAAGGTCTCCATATAGTG CACCACAGCAACCTGCCCCAACCAACATATTTACCCCACAGTCTATTGCAGCTGCCGTGCCACCGAGCGTA GCTCAACCAGCTCCATCGATGTACCAACCACCCTCATCTGTCCCAGTCTCAAACGGGCCTTCGGTGATGCAGCCCAATGTGTCCACACCCCCTAATTCCCTTCCTCCAACTCCAACTGATAATTACGGAGACGGGATTGTGAAGCATAATGTTGGGGGTTGGAATGATCCTCCACCCCTTGACCCCAACAGAATCCCTAAAAAGAAGAAG cCGACTCCTCAACCATTTGTACCCGAATCGCTTAACCTCTTCACCCCCGCACAACCACCTCAGGTTCCACCTGGCCCCATGCAACCAGGGGCTATGATGAACTCAGCTGTATCTGCAATGAACCCGATGGTACCCTCAGGACCTATGATGGGGGTTGTGCAGAATCAAACTCCAAGGATGCAAGAAAACATACCTCAAGGAATGATGCAGAATGTTCAG CAAAATACAGCGCCACAACCATCTGTACCTACAGGAGCGATGAAGGACGTCCCAAAAGCTCCAATACCTGCTGAACATCAGGTTCTACAAAACCAGTTTGACGAACTCATTCAGAAATGTCAGATGCAAACCACCAACCCG CAAATGAAGCGAAAATTGGACGAATGCTCGAAACGACTCGAATTCCTTTATGACAAATTAAGAGTAAACAAT CTTTCAGCGAATGTCATTGGCGGTCTACACCAGGTGGCGCAGAGCATCGCATCACGTGATTATTCCAGCGGGTTGCGGTTTCACACTCAGATCGTGTCACATTCAAATTTCTCCGAAATATCAGCTTTTATGCCCGGCTTAAAAAGCATGCTTCAAATTGCGGGACAACTGCGGATTTAA
- the LOC143447536 gene encoding protein transport protein Sec31A-like isoform X3 yields the protein MVKIKEVCVTANYAWSPAGNYPVYIAAGTAAQQLDATFSSNAQLEIYAIDMADTAMVAKSAGKVETTNRFHKVVWGEGGYSDTSLDSGVIVCGTDKGGIEIYNPKSVMSGDDDCVIFSTTNHTGPVRALDFNKFQKNLFASGASESEIFIWDLKSPGNPMTPGKKTQPTSAISSIAWNQQVQHILASTSTLTSGPCCVVWDLRKNEPIIKVQDPAGRMQCIDVAWHPEIATQLVLASEDDHAPVVQLWDLRFATSPMKVLEKHAKGVVSVAWCSRDPDLLLTCGKDNKIYCWNPNSSPPEVVHELETHAQWCFDVQWCPRNPNVISTGSFDGHITIHSLMGGEVPLEQETADDKQRNVVAEAFGSLPVAPQQATASKQVNVSVPLKKPPKWMRKPCGATFAFGGKLVIFEDVPASDQQQHIIRRTATINQVITEQKLLERSIHLRQALTSDQQCSEYCKKKLSNASNEFEENFWNFLKVNFEPEPRKQYLHLLGYDPADLEKKFNAVIDGKMVNGDLSGNIEQLSLGAKGEPLNSSLHNSSSNNSLDAFDQISATQQTSPEKPDDEKPMCIPVADEDLDSLISQALLIGNYSAAVDLCLRGERMADAIVIAIAGGPELLKKTQKRYFAASQSKISRLLSSVVTKDWHDIIKSCELDNWKEAFASLLTYATSEELLNYCDELGERLEENEKFRTFASLCYVCSGNIDKFVRCWDKLQPSSENNDKNCDSIQDVVEKMLVLLRVVEARKQERITPSFGETAADKLAKYAATIAAQGQLSAAMEILPQASDKMAIQILRDRLFHSQGDQVTGKQPPPFPFTHVDGGQRTETKVQPHRTAQGSYNQQNMFSPQSASMVQPVQPQPSYAPTASKQQQPIIGRQRAANPYVSSQPLQRSPYSAPQQPAPTNIFTPQSIAAAVPPSVAQPAPSMYQPPSSVPVSNGPSVMQPNVSTPPNSLPPTPTDNYGDGIVKHNVGGWNDPPPLDPNRIPKKKKPTPQPFVPESLNLFTPAQPPQVPPGPMQPGAMMNSAVSAMNPMVPSGPMMGVVQNQTPRMQENIPQGMMQNVQQNTAPQPSVPTGAMKDVPKAPIPAEHQVLQNQFDELIQKCQMQTTNPQMKRKLDECSKRLEFLYDKLRVNNLSANVIGGLHQVAQSIASRDYSSGLRFHTQIVSHSNFSEISAFMPGLKSMLQIAGQLRI from the exons ATGGTAAAAATTAAAGAAGTTTGCGTAACTGCCAATTATGCTTGGAGTCCAGCTGGAAACTACCCAGTGTATATTGCAGCTGGAACAGCAGCACAGCAACTCGATGCAACCTTCAGTTCAAATGCTCAACTAGAGATTTATGCTATTGATATGGCAGATACAGCAATGGTGGCAAAGTCTGCTGGAAAAGTGGAAACTACAAACAG GTTTCACAAAGTCGTATGGGGTGAAGGTGGTTATTCAGATACTTCCCTGGACAGTGGTGTTATCGTCTGTGGCACAGATAAAGGAGGGATTGAGATATATAATCCTAAAAGTGTTATGAGTGGTGATGATGACTGTGTTATTTTCTCAACTACAAATCACACAGGTCCTGTTAGAGCTTTGGACTTTAACAAATTCCAG AAAAACTTGTTTGCATCTGGTGCGAGtgaaagtgaaatttttatttgggATTTAAAAAGTCCTGGCAATCCCATGACTCCAGGGAAAAAGACGCAACCAACTTCTGCCATTAGTTCTATTGCATGGAATCAACAA gTTCAGCATATTTTGGCATCAACAAGCACTCTTACTTCTGGTCCTTGCTGTGTTGTATGGGACTTACGAAAAAATGAGCCCATCATAAAAGTTCAAGACCCTGCTGGGAGG ATGCAGTGCATTGATGTTGCTTGGCATCCAGAAATTGCTACACAACTTGTACTAGCATCTGAAGATGATCATGCTCCTGTGGTTCAGTTGTGGGATCTTCGTTTTGCTACCTCTCCAATGAag GTATTAGAGAAACATGCAAAGGGTGTTGTTTCAGTAGCTTGGTGCTCTCGTGACCCAGACCTCCTTTTGACATGTGGTAaagacaataaaatttattgctgGAACCCCAACTCATCCCCACCTGAG GTTGTACATGAATTAGAAACACATGCACAATGGTGCTTTGATGTACAGTGGTGTCCCCGAAACCCAAATGTCATATCAACAGGGTCATTTGATGGCCATATTACTATTCATTCACTAATGGGTGGAGAAGTTCCTTTGGAACAGGAAACTGCAGAtgacaaacaaagaaatgtt GTTGCGGAGGCATTTGGTTCTTTGCCAGTTGCACCACAGCAAGCCACTGCCTCAAAGCAGGTCAATGTTAGCGTTCCTTTAAAGAAACCACCAAAGTGGATGAGAAAACCTTGTGGTGCTACATTTGCT TTTGGAGGGAAGTTGGTGATATTTGAAGATGTGCCAGCAAGTGACCAACAACAGCACATTATTAGAAGAACTGCCACAATAAACCAG GTTATTACTGAGCAGAAGCTTCTGGAACGTTCTATTCATTTGAGACAAGCCCTCACAAGTGACCAGCAGTGTTCtgaatattgcaaaaagaagcTGAGCAATGCCAGCAATGAATTTGAagagaacttttggaatttcTTAAAA GTAAATTTTGAGCCTGAGCCTAGAAAGCAGTACCTGCATTTACTTGGTTATGATCCAGCTGATCTGGAAAAGAAG TTTAATGCTGTGATTGATGGAAAAATGGTTAACGGAGATTTATCAGGAAATATTGAACAGCTTTCTTTGGGAGCAAAG GGTGAACCACTCAATTCGAGTTTGCACAATAGTAGTTCAAATAATAGTCTGGATGCTTTTGATCAAATTTCTGCAACTCAACAGACTTCTCCAGAAAAGCCTGATGACGAGAAACCTATGTGTATTCCGGTTGCTGATGAAG ATTTGGACAGTCTCATAAGCCAGGCCCTGCTCATTGGAAACTATAGTGCTGCAGTTGATCTCTGCTTGCGTGGCGAAAGGATGGCTGATGCAATTGTCATCGCGATAGCAGGTGGACCTGAACTGTTaaagaaaacacaaaagcGTTACTTTGCTGCATCACAGTCGAAAATATCTAGG TTACTGTCATCAGTTGTCACAAAGGACTGGCATGACATCATCAAATCATGTGAGCTTGACAACTGGAAAGAAGCATTTGCTTCATTACTCACCTATGCAACCTCTGAGGAATTGCTAAATTACTGCG ATGAACTTGGTGAAAGATTGGAAGAAAATGAGAAATTCAGAACATTTGCGTCGCTCTGTTATGTATGTTCGGGAAATATTGATAAGTTTGTTCGTTGTTGGGACAAACTTCAACCATCGTCAGaaaataatgataaaaattgtGATTCCATTCAG GATGTTGTAGAAAAGATGTTGGTTCTACTTCGTGTGGTTGAAGCTCGTAAGCAAGAGCGAATCACACCATCATTTGGCGAGACAGCTGCTGACAAGCTAGCTAAATACGCAGCCACCATTGCTGCACAAGGCCAGCTGAGCGCAGCTATGGAAATTCTTCCACAAGCATCTGATAAG atggCCATTCAAATACTTCGAGATCGCTTGTTTCATTCTCAAGGTGATCAAGTCACTGGTAAACAGCCGCCACCGTTTCCATTTACTCATGTCGATGGTGGGCAAAGAACAGAAACAAAGGTCCAACCACATCGTACAGCACAGG GATCTTACAACCagcaaaacatgttttcacCCCAATCAGCATCAATGGTGCAACCTGTCCAACCCCAGCCATCGTATGCT CCAACAGCGTCAAAACAGCAACAGCCAATTATTGGAAGACAAAGAGCAGCAAACCCTTATGTATCTTCCCAACCTTTGCAAAGGTCTCCATATAGTG CACCACAGCAACCTGCCCCAACCAACATATTTACCCCACAGTCTATTGCAGCTGCCGTGCCACCGAGCGTA GCTCAACCAGCTCCATCGATGTACCAACCACCCTCATCTGTCCCAGTCTCAAACGGGCCTTCGGTGATGCAGCCCAATGTGTCCACACCCCCTAATTCCCTTCCTCCAACTCCAACTGATAATTACGGAGACGGGATTGTGAAGCATAATGTTGGGGGTTGGAATGATCCTCCACCCCTTGACCCCAACAGAATCCCTAAAAAGAAGAAG cCGACTCCTCAACCATTTGTACCCGAATCGCTTAACCTCTTCACCCCCGCACAACCACCTCAGGTTCCACCTGGCCCCATGCAACCAGGGGCTATGATGAACTCAGCTGTATCTGCAATGAACCCGATGGTACCCTCAGGACCTATGATGGGGGTTGTGCAGAATCAAACTCCAAGGATGCAAGAAAACATACCTCAAGGAATGATGCAGAATGTTCAG CAAAATACAGCGCCACAACCATCTGTACCTACAGGAGCGATGAAGGACGTCCCAAAAGCTCCAATACCTGCTGAACATCAGGTTCTACAAAACCAGTTTGACGAACTCATTCAGAAATGTCAGATGCAAACCACCAACCCG CAAATGAAGCGAAAATTGGACGAATGCTCGAAACGACTCGAATTCCTTTATGACAAATTAAGAGTAAACAAT CTTTCAGCGAATGTCATTGGCGGTCTACACCAGGTGGCGCAGAGCATCGCATCACGTGATTATTCCAGCGGGTTGCGGTTTCACACTCAGATCGTGTCACATTCAAATTTCTCCGAAATATCAGCTTTTATGCCCGGCTTAAAAAGCATGCTTCAAATTGCGGGACAACTGCGGATTTAA
- the LOC143447536 gene encoding protein transport protein Sec31A-like isoform X1, whose translation MVKIKEVCVTANYAWSPAGNYPVYIAAGTAAQQLDATFSSNAQLEIYAIDMADTAMVAKSAGKVETTNRFHKVVWGEGGYSDTSLDSGVIVCGTDKGGIEIYNPKSVMSGDDDCVIFSTTNHTGPVRALDFNKFQKNLFASGASESEIFIWDLKSPGNPMTPGKKTQPTSAISSIAWNQQVQHILASTSTLTSGPCCVVWDLRKNEPIIKVQDPAGRMQCIDVAWHPEIATQLVLASEDDHAPVVQLWDLRFATSPMKVLEKHAKGVVSVAWCSRDPDLLLTCGKDNKIYCWNPNSSPPEVVHELETHAQWCFDVQWCPRNPNVISTGSFDGHITIHSLMGGEVPLEQETADDKQRNVVAEAFGSLPVAPQQATASKQVNVSVPLKKPPKWMRKPCGATFAFGGKLVIFEDVPASDQQQHIIRRTATINQVITEQKLLERSIHLRQALTSDQQCSEYCKKKLSNASNEFEENFWNFLKVNFEPEPRKQYLHLLGYDPADLEKKFNAVIDGKMVNGDLSGNIEQLSLGAKGEPLNSSLHNSSSNNSLDAFDQISATQQTSPEKPDDEKPMCIPVADEDSKESNEFNLAVPIIGRRMSTLNQLAEDLDSLISQALLIGNYSAAVDLCLRGERMADAIVIAIAGGPELLKKTQKRYFAASQSKISRLLSSVVTKDWHDIIKSCELDNWKEAFASLLTYATSEELLNYCDELGERLEENEKFRTFASLCYVCSGNIDKFVRCWDKLQPSSENNDKNCDSIQDVVEKMLVLLRVVEARKQERITPSFGETAADKLAKYAATIAAQGQLSAAMEILPQASDKMAIQILRDRLFHSQGDQVTGKQPPPFPFTHVDGGQRTETKVQPHRTAQGSYNQQNMFSPQSASMVQPVQPQPSYAPTASKQQQPIIGRQRAANPYVSSQPLQRSPYSAPQQPAPTNIFTPQSIAAAVPPSVAQPAPSMYQPPSSVPVSNGPSVMQPNVSTPPNSLPPTPTDNYGDGIVKHNVGGWNDPPPLDPNRIPKKKKPTPQPFVPESLNLFTPAQPPQVPPGPMQPGAMMNSAVSAMNPMVPSGPMMGVVQNQTPRMQENIPQGMMQNVQQNTAPQPSVPTGAMKDVPKAPIPAEHQVLQNQFDELIQKCQMQTTNPQMKRKLDECSKRLEFLYDKLRVNNLSANVIGGLHQVAQSIASRDYSSGLRFHTQIVSHSNFSEISAFMPGLKSMLQIAGQLRI comes from the exons ATGGTAAAAATTAAAGAAGTTTGCGTAACTGCCAATTATGCTTGGAGTCCAGCTGGAAACTACCCAGTGTATATTGCAGCTGGAACAGCAGCACAGCAACTCGATGCAACCTTCAGTTCAAATGCTCAACTAGAGATTTATGCTATTGATATGGCAGATACAGCAATGGTGGCAAAGTCTGCTGGAAAAGTGGAAACTACAAACAG GTTTCACAAAGTCGTATGGGGTGAAGGTGGTTATTCAGATACTTCCCTGGACAGTGGTGTTATCGTCTGTGGCACAGATAAAGGAGGGATTGAGATATATAATCCTAAAAGTGTTATGAGTGGTGATGATGACTGTGTTATTTTCTCAACTACAAATCACACAGGTCCTGTTAGAGCTTTGGACTTTAACAAATTCCAG AAAAACTTGTTTGCATCTGGTGCGAGtgaaagtgaaatttttatttgggATTTAAAAAGTCCTGGCAATCCCATGACTCCAGGGAAAAAGACGCAACCAACTTCTGCCATTAGTTCTATTGCATGGAATCAACAA gTTCAGCATATTTTGGCATCAACAAGCACTCTTACTTCTGGTCCTTGCTGTGTTGTATGGGACTTACGAAAAAATGAGCCCATCATAAAAGTTCAAGACCCTGCTGGGAGG ATGCAGTGCATTGATGTTGCTTGGCATCCAGAAATTGCTACACAACTTGTACTAGCATCTGAAGATGATCATGCTCCTGTGGTTCAGTTGTGGGATCTTCGTTTTGCTACCTCTCCAATGAag GTATTAGAGAAACATGCAAAGGGTGTTGTTTCAGTAGCTTGGTGCTCTCGTGACCCAGACCTCCTTTTGACATGTGGTAaagacaataaaatttattgctgGAACCCCAACTCATCCCCACCTGAG GTTGTACATGAATTAGAAACACATGCACAATGGTGCTTTGATGTACAGTGGTGTCCCCGAAACCCAAATGTCATATCAACAGGGTCATTTGATGGCCATATTACTATTCATTCACTAATGGGTGGAGAAGTTCCTTTGGAACAGGAAACTGCAGAtgacaaacaaagaaatgtt GTTGCGGAGGCATTTGGTTCTTTGCCAGTTGCACCACAGCAAGCCACTGCCTCAAAGCAGGTCAATGTTAGCGTTCCTTTAAAGAAACCACCAAAGTGGATGAGAAAACCTTGTGGTGCTACATTTGCT TTTGGAGGGAAGTTGGTGATATTTGAAGATGTGCCAGCAAGTGACCAACAACAGCACATTATTAGAAGAACTGCCACAATAAACCAG GTTATTACTGAGCAGAAGCTTCTGGAACGTTCTATTCATTTGAGACAAGCCCTCACAAGTGACCAGCAGTGTTCtgaatattgcaaaaagaagcTGAGCAATGCCAGCAATGAATTTGAagagaacttttggaatttcTTAAAA GTAAATTTTGAGCCTGAGCCTAGAAAGCAGTACCTGCATTTACTTGGTTATGATCCAGCTGATCTGGAAAAGAAG TTTAATGCTGTGATTGATGGAAAAATGGTTAACGGAGATTTATCAGGAAATATTGAACAGCTTTCTTTGGGAGCAAAG GGTGAACCACTCAATTCGAGTTTGCACAATAGTAGTTCAAATAATAGTCTGGATGCTTTTGATCAAATTTCTGCAACTCAACAGACTTCTCCAGAAAAGCCTGATGACGAGAAACCTATGTGTATTCCGGTTGCTGATGAAG ACAGTAAAGAGTCAAATGAATTCAACCTTGCCGTGCCCATTATTGGGCGAAGAATGTCAACGCTAAACCAACTAGCAGAAG ATTTGGACAGTCTCATAAGCCAGGCCCTGCTCATTGGAAACTATAGTGCTGCAGTTGATCTCTGCTTGCGTGGCGAAAGGATGGCTGATGCAATTGTCATCGCGATAGCAGGTGGACCTGAACTGTTaaagaaaacacaaaagcGTTACTTTGCTGCATCACAGTCGAAAATATCTAGG TTACTGTCATCAGTTGTCACAAAGGACTGGCATGACATCATCAAATCATGTGAGCTTGACAACTGGAAAGAAGCATTTGCTTCATTACTCACCTATGCAACCTCTGAGGAATTGCTAAATTACTGCG ATGAACTTGGTGAAAGATTGGAAGAAAATGAGAAATTCAGAACATTTGCGTCGCTCTGTTATGTATGTTCGGGAAATATTGATAAGTTTGTTCGTTGTTGGGACAAACTTCAACCATCGTCAGaaaataatgataaaaattgtGATTCCATTCAG GATGTTGTAGAAAAGATGTTGGTTCTACTTCGTGTGGTTGAAGCTCGTAAGCAAGAGCGAATCACACCATCATTTGGCGAGACAGCTGCTGACAAGCTAGCTAAATACGCAGCCACCATTGCTGCACAAGGCCAGCTGAGCGCAGCTATGGAAATTCTTCCACAAGCATCTGATAAG atggCCATTCAAATACTTCGAGATCGCTTGTTTCATTCTCAAGGTGATCAAGTCACTGGTAAACAGCCGCCACCGTTTCCATTTACTCATGTCGATGGTGGGCAAAGAACAGAAACAAAGGTCCAACCACATCGTACAGCACAGG GATCTTACAACCagcaaaacatgttttcacCCCAATCAGCATCAATGGTGCAACCTGTCCAACCCCAGCCATCGTATGCT CCAACAGCGTCAAAACAGCAACAGCCAATTATTGGAAGACAAAGAGCAGCAAACCCTTATGTATCTTCCCAACCTTTGCAAAGGTCTCCATATAGTG CACCACAGCAACCTGCCCCAACCAACATATTTACCCCACAGTCTATTGCAGCTGCCGTGCCACCGAGCGTA GCTCAACCAGCTCCATCGATGTACCAACCACCCTCATCTGTCCCAGTCTCAAACGGGCCTTCGGTGATGCAGCCCAATGTGTCCACACCCCCTAATTCCCTTCCTCCAACTCCAACTGATAATTACGGAGACGGGATTGTGAAGCATAATGTTGGGGGTTGGAATGATCCTCCACCCCTTGACCCCAACAGAATCCCTAAAAAGAAGAAG cCGACTCCTCAACCATTTGTACCCGAATCGCTTAACCTCTTCACCCCCGCACAACCACCTCAGGTTCCACCTGGCCCCATGCAACCAGGGGCTATGATGAACTCAGCTGTATCTGCAATGAACCCGATGGTACCCTCAGGACCTATGATGGGGGTTGTGCAGAATCAAACTCCAAGGATGCAAGAAAACATACCTCAAGGAATGATGCAGAATGTTCAG CAAAATACAGCGCCACAACCATCTGTACCTACAGGAGCGATGAAGGACGTCCCAAAAGCTCCAATACCTGCTGAACATCAGGTTCTACAAAACCAGTTTGACGAACTCATTCAGAAATGTCAGATGCAAACCACCAACCCG CAAATGAAGCGAAAATTGGACGAATGCTCGAAACGACTCGAATTCCTTTATGACAAATTAAGAGTAAACAAT CTTTCAGCGAATGTCATTGGCGGTCTACACCAGGTGGCGCAGAGCATCGCATCACGTGATTATTCCAGCGGGTTGCGGTTTCACACTCAGATCGTGTCACATTCAAATTTCTCCGAAATATCAGCTTTTATGCCCGGCTTAAAAAGCATGCTTCAAATTGCGGGACAACTGCGGATTTAA